In Macadamia integrifolia cultivar HAES 741 unplaced genomic scaffold, SCU_Mint_v3 scaffold453, whole genome shotgun sequence, a genomic segment contains:
- the LOC122068708 gene encoding photosystem I reaction center subunit IV B, chloroplastic-like, whose amino-acid sequence MASCNMASVASGFVFTSNLSSTTNPSSRNSISFSSRNNSRLVVRATEEATTATPPKEGGAPPPKPPPIGPKRGAKVKILRRESYWFNGIGSVVAVDQDPKTRYPVVVRFNKVNYANVSTNNYALDEIQEVQ is encoded by the exons ATGGCTAGTTGTAACATGGCATCAGTAGCATCTGGGTTTGTTTTCACATCTAATCTATCCTCCACCACAAACCCATCTTCACGGAACTCAATCTCCTTCTCTTCCAGGAACAACTCAAGGCTAGTTGTACGTGCCACTGAAGAGGCCACCACCGCCACACCACCCAAGGAGGGAGGTGCTCCGCCGCCGAAGCCTCCTCCGATTGGACCCAAGAGAGGCGCTAAG GTGAAAATTCTTAGGAGGGAATCCTATTGGTTCAATGGTATTGGATCCGTAGTGGCAGTTGATCAG GATCCAAAAACTCGATACCCAGTCGTGGTTCGGTTCAACAAAGTCAATTACGCCAATGTATCTACTAACAACTATGCATTGGATGAGATCCAGGAAGTGCaatga
- the LOC122068690 gene encoding uncharacterized protein LOC122068690 has translation MNVIQNSKAPNDENPFPSCMGRMVKILDLNAGVAGNRLITEIAHQNVHRNRSDATLLDPIKYQIEEKSIGYESRRTSSTKKSSKKPIKMLIAQEMSKETESKHKSPSVVAKLMGLDALPGKQLNSTAQRSPPRGCSGYTYTQQGTLSTYPHPEMGFQDKPIQHGVHQYGGQREYKDVYEVLQQSPRKNYVREKSLQKGKYNENLNEKKMALVRQKFTEAKRLATDEKLRQSKEFQDALEVLSSNKDIFLKFLQEPNSLFSQHQYELQSIPPLPQTNRITVLKPSKTVENNRFVGAEKHERQARKQTQVAEASGWDKDRPSWSSVFSNQKDDSSAQPMRIVVLKPSPGNAYDVRTLGSSPPSSPRPPSNKGYYGELEDDEAQGSREVAKEITQQMHESLSGHHRNETFLSSLFSNGYVWDDSSLNRSENGYVEEGNLSDSEVMTPTSRHSWDYINRFGSPYSSSSFSRASYSPESSVCREAKKRLSERWTLMASNGSGPEQRQVRRSSSTLGEMLALSVTKTATSGEEDCDGSQNVLSSRSCGGEQDMMAPTSGGSSSRNEDESGEVSLRNLARSRSVPVSSTVHGTRLNVEAPDPKVDKSIVPNKEETKSKSGKSSLRGKVSSLFFSRSKKTSEGKSSTCSVAGSQDESPNTTSEVPLALNPLSLQKTSDNVTSCVTDYVPEGDLSSKSSSPAICVGTKQGTFSNEALLSVTKPSMPVENQDQPSPISVLEAPFDDDVSTTPQPSGHVLSDHHGQPVHHQPLKSSLIDKSPPIESIARTLSGDGACLLSTASNLLNPSRFSLKATEEEEEQLLFVHALLSAAGLNHDEQSGAVFARWHSPDKPLDPSLVDKICKLKDEKARLHESKRRSNQSLLFDCVNAALVDIMGYGSDVSSWGKASSKKTHSVGSPVTVDEVWGRVRELFSKEARCFSGENGENNSLVVETMVRKEVVGKGWEELMWLELDALGKEIEGELLEKLVDEALVELTGCL, from the exons ATGAATGTGATTCAAAACAGCAAAGCTCCCAATGACGAGAATCCTTTTCCCAGTTGCATGGGAAGAATGGTGAAAATCTTGGATTTGAATGCTGGTGTGGCTGGAAACAGGCTGATTACAGAAATAGCACATCAAAATG TTCACAGGAATCGATCAGATGCAACATTgttggatcccatcaaataccaaATCGAGGAAAAATCA ATAGGATACGAGTCAAGGAGGACATCTTCAACCAAGAAATCAAGTAAAAAACCCATAAAGATGCTTATAGCCCAAGAAATGTCTAAAGAAACAGAATCTAAACACAAGTCACCAAGTGTAGTTGCTAAGCTGATGGGACTTGATGCCCTCCCTGGGAAGCAGCTAAATTCTACAGCACAGAGGAGTCCACCAAGAGGTTGTTCCGGGTATACTTATACCCAACAAGGAACTCTATCGACATATCCGCATCCAGAAATGGGCTTTCAGGACAAGCCAATTCAGCATGGGGTTCATCAATATGGGGGGCAGAGAGAGTACAAAGATGTTTACGAAGTTTTGCAGCAATCTCCAAGAAAGAATTACGTCAGAGAAAAATCACTGCAGAAGGGGAAGTATAATGAAAAtctaaatgagaaaaagatgGCTCTTGTTCGTCAGAAATTCACTGAGGCAAAACGTCTTGCCACAGATGAAAAACTTCGCCAGTCTAAGGAATTCCAAGATGCATTGGAGGTTTTAAGTTCCAACAAAGATATATTCCTGaagtttctgcaagaaccaaaTTCTCTATTCTCGCAGCATCAATATGAATTACAGTCTATTCCTCCACTTCCCCAGACAAACCGAATCACAGTATTGAAGCCTTCAAAGACCGTGGAAAATAACAGATTTGTTGGGGCAGAGAAGCATGAAAGACAGGCAAGGAAACAAACTCAGGTAGCTGAAGCAAGTGGGTGGGACAAAGACAGGCCCAGCTGGAGTTCTGTCTTTAGCAATCAGAAGGATGATAGTTCTGCTCAACCAATGCGGATAGTGGTCTTAAAGCCTAGCCCTGGAAATGCTTATGATGTTAGAACTCTTGGTTCTTCGCCTCCTTCTTCACCAAGGCCGCCAAGTAATAAAGGCTACTATGGGGAACTCGAAGATGATGAGGCACAAGGATCAAGAGAGGTAGCGAAGGAGATCACGCAACAGATGCATGAAAGTTTGAGTGGTCACCATAGGAATGAAACTTTCCTGTCCTCCCTCTTTTCCAATGGTTATGTATGGGATGATAGCTCTTTGAATAGATCAGAAAATGGGTATGTAGAGGAGGGAAATCTCAGTGATTCTGAGGTAATGACACCAACTTCAAGACACTCATGGGACTATATCAACAGGTTTGGTAGTCCATACTCGTCATCTTCCTTCAGCCGTGCATCCTATTCTCCAGAGTCATCTGTCTGCAGGGAGGCAAAGAAGCGCCTTTCAGAAAGATGGACCTTGATGGCATCAAATGGAAGCGGTCCAGAGCAGAGACAAGTCCGGAGGAGCTCTAGTACATTGGGGGAGATGCTTGCTCTTTCTGTTACAAAGACTGCAACATCTGGTGAAGAAGATTGTGATGGAAGCCAAAATGTCTTGAGTAGTAGGTCCTGTGGTGGTGAACAAGATATGATGGCACCAACATCAGGTGGGTCATCTAGTAGGAACGAGGATGAAAGTGGAGAGGTTTCTCTGAGGAATCTAGCGAGATCGAGATCTGTCCCAGTGTCTTCCACGGTTCATGGGACCAGATTGAATGTTGAAGCTCCAGATCCAAAGGTGGATAAATCCATTGTTCCTAATAAAGAGGAAACAAAGTCCAAGAGTGGGAAATCATCATTAAGGGGCAAAGtttcaagtttatttttctCAAGGAGTAAGAAAACAAGTGAAGGAAAATCTAGCACATGTTCTGTGGCTGGCTCTCAAGATGAATCTCCAAACACTACTTCTGAAGTTCCATTGGCTTTGAATCCACTTTCTCTCCAAAAGACAAGTGATAATGTAACTTCTTGTGTTACTGATTATGTCCCCGAAGGGGACCTGTCAAGCAAGAGTTCCTCTCCAGCAATCTGTGTTGGAACAAAACAAGGCACTTTCTCGAATGAG GCATTGCTATCTGTAACAAAACCCAGCATGCCAGTAGAAAACCAGGACCAACCTAGCCCCATTTCAGTCTTGGAAGCACcgtttgatgatgatgttagCACCACCCCACAGCCCTCCGGACATGTGTTGTCGGACCACCACG GACAACCTGTGCACCATCAACCTCTTAAATCCAGCTTAATTGACAAATCTCCACCGATAGAATCAATCGCACGGACATTATCAGGGGATGGCGCATGCTTATTATCAACAGCATCTAATCTATTAAACCCCTCTAGATTTTCCCTGAAAGCcactgaggaagaagaagaacaactttTATTTGTCCACGCATTACTCTCAGCTGCAGGTCTGAACCATGACGAGCAGTCAGGGGCAGTCTTTGCTAGGTGGCATTCGCCTGATAAGCCATTAGATCCATCATTGGTGGACAAAATATGCAAGTTGAAAGATGAGAAGGCACGGTTGCATGAATCAAAGCGTAGAtcaaatcaaagtcttctttttGATTGTGTCAATGCAGCTCTGGTGGATATCATGGGATATGGATCAGATGTAAGCTCTTGGGGAAAGGCATCGTCTAAAAAGACACATTCCGTAGGCTCACCAGTGACTGTAGATGAAGTATGGGGTCGTGTGAGGGAGTTGTTCTCCAAGGAGGCAAGGTGTTTTTCAGGTGAGAATGGGGAGAACAACAGCCTGGTAGTGGAGACAATGGTAAGGAAGGAGGTGGTAGGGAAGGGCTGGGAGGAGCTTATGTGGTTGgaattggatgctttagggaaAGAAATTGAAGGTGAGTTGCTGGAGAAACTGGTGGATGAGGCGCTTGTTGAATTAACAGGTTGTTTATGa